Proteins encoded in a region of the Falco rusticolus isolate bFalRus1 chromosome 10, bFalRus1.pri, whole genome shotgun sequence genome:
- the RGS19 gene encoding regulator of G-protein signaling 19, with translation MSRHETSPTTVQPTSNHRPNACCFCWCCCCSCSWNEDREQAWRASRETKLETIPNCEACAKPTPEEVRGWAQSFDKLMKSPAGRNVFREFLRTEYSEENMLFWLACEELKTECNKHTIDEKARMIYEDYISILSPKEVSLDSRVREVINRKMQEPSSHTFDDAQLQIYTLMHRDSYPRFLNSAIYKSLLQSVSHSSSES, from the exons ATGTCCCGGCATGAGACTTCTCCGACAACGGTGCAACCCACCAGCAACCACCGCCCCAAcgcctgctgcttctgctggtgctgctgctgcagttgctcATG GAACGAGGACCGGGAGCAAGCATGGAGGGCATCCCGGGAGACCAAACTGGAGACCATCCCAAACTGTGAAGCGTG CGCCAAGCCCACGCCGGAGGAGGTGCGGGGCTGGGCACAGTCCTTCGACAAGCTGATGAAGAGCCCGGCGGGTCGCAACGTCTTCCGGGAGTTCTTGCGGACTGAGTACAGCGAGGAGAACATGCTCTTCTGGCTGGCGTGCGAGGAGCTCAAAACCGAGTGCAACAAGCACACCATCGACGAGAAGGCCAGGATGATCTACGAGGACTACATCTCCATTCTCTCGCCCAAGGAG gtgAGCCTGGACTCGCGGGTGCGGGAGGTCATCAACCGGAAGATGCAGGAGCCGTCCTCGCACACCTTCGACGATGCTCAGCTCCAGATCTACACGCTCATGCACAGAGACTCCTACCCTCGCTTCCTGAACTCTGCCATATACAAATCGCTGCTCCAGAGCGTCTCCCACTCCTCCTCGGAGTCCTAA